TCCTGAGAGATGGTGGCCGGTGGCCGGGCTAAGTCACTGGTGGACAACTCAGTAAACGTGTGTTGGGTTCCTTGAAAGGCAAAGGCACACGGGCTATGACTGGTAGTAGGTACTGAATAAAATACACTGCCCAGATCTACCACAGCAAAATAGTCCCTGGGCACCCTTTAGTTCAGTTGTGTTAGGTATTAGAGCCTCGATGGGGGGAACTTAAGCGATAGTTAAGTGGCACTGTTGGTAGAAGCCTTGATGACTGGCCAAACAGGGTTACTGAAAGAGGAAATTAGAAGAATGGCCCCTTCCTTTAGTAGATCTCGAACAGCCCTCTGAAGGCCCCCTTGTTTCAGGTGATACTGTGGTGTATTTACTGCCTTCACCAGCAGGGGCGCCCCCGGCTCTCACTTGGTGATTCTTACTGGCAGGGCCAGGGACTATGGCTTGTCCAGCTTTGTACACGGCCTGCAGTGGTATCTCTGTCTACAGCAGGAAGACTCAAAGCATTAGGGGCCACTGTGACAGGCAGCCGTTTAATGAGGATTGTTGCAGTATTGGCAGCAAGTGCACTTTTGTTGCCATGAATTGTTTTACTGGCATTACCCTGTAGTTTAAAAGGGGCACCTCCTTTAAATCTGAGTTGGGTTGCTTGGAATGATGGTAGCTTGGGCTCCTGTAGTCTGTAAAGttaggaaatgtttatttttagagttcCAGTGAACTACCAGAGTTATATATGGGTGATTGCCCTTGGGGAGTGTGACCGGGCCTGAGGCCCCGCTGAATCCTCACTGGAGAGGCCTTGGCGGCTGCCATTTTCGGAGCTGGAAGCATCCTTGGGTGGTTCCAGAGGAGTGGTTCCCTAAGCCTACAGACCTCTGGGTAATAATGGGTGAGGCTCTTTTAATCTCCTTTAGTTGTTATAATTTGGGGATGGCTTGACTAATAGTTCATAGGGTGTCTCAGCTGTCAGTAAATGAGAAAGCCACATCGCCCAGAAGCAGCATCAGCAAATTGGGAAGGACAGAGCAGGCTGAATAGTGGAGGGCGGGTGTCTGCATCCTAGGAGGCGGAGTGTGAAAAGTCAGACTTTGTGAGGTGAGTCATGGCGGGTGGAGCCCTTATGGCCTGTCGGGAAATCCATTCCATCCTGCTTGGCGTGGACATGCCGATAAAATTAAGCAGCTCTGCTGTGAATTGGGAAGGGTGCCTTCAAGAACAACTCCTAGACTCCGTGACAAAGAGGCTCCTCTGGATTGTTCTTGTCTGAATGTTCAAAGCACTGATAGGTCCACTGAACCTTTCTGATTTTTGCGGAGGAGCACGAGGGCATCCCTGGTAGTGGGATGGTTTTCTGTCAGCCATCTCCAGGCCGTGGAAACCCAAGTCCACGGAGGCAGGGCTTCTGAATcctgaggggtgggagaggtTTCAGATTCCTCACCTGAGGCTTTGATATAACCTCAAAAAGTTCTAGCCTCTGTCAGCCCTGCGCTGACATTGGGGATACCCTATGTCCTCCTTGGGTGCCTTCAGCCCCAAATACCATGTGAGATTGGCCTTGGTGAGCCAGAGGATCCTGAAGTAGATGATGCATCTTCAGCTCTTTGAAGTGATGCCAGCAGCTGCCTCATCTCTGGGGCTCTGTGAACAAGAGCTGCGTGCCCGTAGTAAATACTCTCGGTAACCACTGAGCTCCTTCCCCGCTCCATCTCTTTGCACAGAATCTTTAATAGTTTGGATTTCCAATCTTGTGAAGTTATGAATTTTAGCTTCTAGTTCCCTGTGATCTCCTGTGTTCTTGACCTGCTGGGTCTGAAAGACCTTGGATGCTTCCTTCCTGTGGCCCCATCTCTGTGGGTGACCTCAGCTGGGTTGGAATCCATTGAGGAGAGCTGTGGTGGCCAGATgacctttgggggggggggggggttggtccTATCCCTTGGGAGCAGAGATCGCAGTTGGCAGGCAGCAGCACTAATCAGAACCCAGAAATGTTTCAAAGTTGTTTTACCTTTCTTGAATCATTGGCTCACCTCCTCTGATTATTGGGAGGTGCTAGAATTGAATGTTCCTGCCGAGATCCTGGGCCTAATATTTTGAGCTACTTACCTCCAGGGACGGGACCCATTGATACCCATGGGTTTGGGAGACAAATAGCAACAGCAGCAACACAACACGGTGGAGAATGGGGTGCCCGCAGTACTGACCCTCACGGGGGGCCATGGTAGACTCCCATTGAAGGGGTGCAGATCGGTGGTTGGGTCTGAGGAGGAACACGGACTTGAATGGGAACGTGAGGAACCTCCCCGTGCTGGTGCCGCAAGCACACGGGAGGCATCTCCCGAAGGTCACCCAGCCCTCCTCTGTTGACAAGCAGCTAATGGCCCACGCCTGACATTCAGTGTCTTTGCTGGCTGCGGGGAGCCTGCCCTTCCACCCTCACCCTCAATCCCTGTGGAGACTTCATAGATGTTTAGCCAACTATACCAGTCTGCCCCTTAATCAGGGAGCACTGGACACTCGCCcagcccccatccccaccaccctGTTGAGTCAGGCCTGGCAAGAAGTGAAGTCTCGGGGTATTTTAGGAGAATGAACTCCACAATTTAGTGTGGAAAGCCTTGGCAGTGCCTGAGAGGCGACACAACAGCTCAAACCAGCACATAGGAGCACTGCACTGCCTCCCCAGGTGGTGGAGCCCGTCTGGGACAGCGGGTTAATAAACCGAGCAGTCCCAGACATTTCCTAAATCTTCGCCCTGTGACCAGACCATCCTGTTTGTGACGCCAACCATTTTGTATTCGCTTGTGGGGCAGGCGCgggaataaacaaaatttatactCCGCTGGGAGGGAGAGCACAGGGAGGGAGCTCAGCCAGGCTGGGACGTAGAGGCGACCTGTGGGCAAGTGCTTGAACTGGGAGGCAGGGGGGGTGCACAAGAAAAGGAGTGAGGGAATTTCATTGGTGCGTTTGAATGGCACCAGGTCCCAGTCATGGGCGGGCAGGAAGGGGGACTTGTGGCAGGGCCCCACCTAGTCACACTAGTGCACGTGGTCACAAAGCTCGCAGCCTGTTTGTGGGGATGTAGAGGCAGTGGGAGAATATGGAGTTTTCAAGGTTACAGTACAGGCATTCACTGAGTGTGTCATGAGGCATGCACGTATCCTTAATGGTCCTTGAACACCAGCTGTTCAGTTGCATTTGATTTCTTCTGGGCCTGGACACACCCTTCTGCATGGTGTTCCTGTGCCCTCAGCGGCCTTGCTGAAGGCCATTTGCAGAGGAATGTGTTGGAGACCCAGCCTACACCCCGTCCTTGTGTCCTTGCTGCTCATGAGGCCCCTCGCCAGTGTGTGAGCCCACCAGGCCTGGCACTGCACAGCAGGCCCTCCCTGGCCCCGAACCCCAGGCCCGATTCTGCCGGCAGTACTGTGGACTGATTCCTGGGTGGGTCGGACACATCTGTAAGcatgctcccccctcccctgcacggaAGTGCACACACACTTCACCAGCATCTCTTTGCTTTCAGGTTTGCGGCGTAGAGCAGAGGTCGAGGAAGCGCCTTCTGGGCAGAGTGTTTATGTAGAAGGAGTGTTCAGAGCAAAACTTCAACAGCAGAAGCTGCACTGTGGAGAGAGATCTTTAAGGAGAGaagagggcggggagggtgggaaggactTCCCAGTTAGTGCTGGTTTTCTTAACCATCAGGTGACCCACAGTGGAGGGAAGCCACATAGGAGCACCGAAGGTGGGGAGGCCTTCCAGCCTGGAAAAAGGCATTACgaatgcagtgaatgtgggaaagcctttggTCAGAAATACTTACTTGTTCAGCACCAGAGACTACATACTGGAGAAAAGCCTTATGAGTGCAGTGAATGCGGGAAGTTATTTAGCCATAAATCAAACCTTTTTATACACCAAAtagttcacactggagaaaggccttaCGGGTGTAGGGAGTGTGGAAAATCCTTTAGCCGCAATGCCGACCTCATTCAACACCAGAGAGTCCACACTGGAGAAAAGCCTTTTACATGCAGTGAATGTGGAAAAGCTTTCAGGCATAATTCCACGCTGGTTCAGCATCACAGGATCCACACTGGAGTGAGGCCTTATGAGTGCAGCCAATGTGGGAAATTCTTTAGCTTTAACTCAAGCCTCATGAAACAccagagagttcacactggagaaagacCTTAtaagtgcagtgaatgtgggaaattctATAGCCACAAGTCAAGCCTTATTAATCACTGGAgggttcacactggagaaaggccttaCGAGTGCAGCGAATGTGGGAAATTTTTTAGCCAAAGCTCTAGCCTCATGCAACATCGAaaagttcacactggagaaaagccTTTTAAGTGCAACGAATGTGGGAGATTCTTCAGTGAGAATTCCAGCCTCGTTAAACACCAGAGGGTTCACACTGGAGTGAGACCTTATGAGTGCAGGGAATGTGGGAAGTTTTTTCGCCACAGCTCCAGCCTTGTTAAACACCGGAGGATTCACACTGGAGAAATGCCTTATGAGTGCAGTAATTGTGGGAAATCCTTTAGCCAGCGTTTCAACCTCATTCAACACCAGAAAGTTCACAGTGGAGAAAGGTCTTGAATGCAActaatgtggaaaagccttttaCCAAAGGTCTGCTCTGATTCAGCAGTGGAAGCTTCAGTCCAGATAGGCTGATGAATACAGTCAATGTGAAGAGTCTTTTGGCTTCAGCCACAGACTTAACCTTGTCGGGCATCAGAAcgttcacactggagagaagctTTAGGAGTGCAGTGCACGTGTGGTCTCACGGACATCCTAACTTCAGACAGAGGAGCTCTGCACGTAGCCTTTGTGAGGGAGCCGCAGTGGACCATCACTCATCCAGCTATGCTGACATACTGCCTCCTGAGAAGGTCGGCCTCTGCCTCGGAGCTCCAGGAAGAGGGAGTCCCGTGTTCCTGTATGTATCCATTTGGAACAGAGTTTCTACCTCTGTCACTGGAATGGGGAGAGGTAATGGTCTTGGTTCAGATGTGACTGGCTCTTGCTGTTCTTACTGAATATTAGGTGTTCTTGAGGAAATGTTTCCTTGTTTGCAGTATACCCTTAGGACCATTGCCAGAGACTTTAAgttgtgtttttataattttccccAATTTTAATAAGCAGGCCCACAAAGTTCCTCACACTGTCATGCAGGAAGTTGATctatttaactttgtaagaacTTGCCAAGTTGTGTCCTAGATAGCTGTGACATTTCATATTTCCTCCTAGAGTATATTCgatttccagtttcttcacattaTTGCTGACCTTTGTATGTAAGACACAGGCCCTTTATTCATTTCAGCCACTCTAGTAGGTGTGTGGTTTTACCTTGCATCTCCATAGTGAGTCAGTGTTGAGCAttattctctgtgtttatctGCCACCCATGTATCTTCCTTAGGGAATTGTCTGTGGTTTTTTGCCTACTTTTAGAAAAATTGGTTGGTTTCTTACTATTTTGTGATTTGATATATTCTACATAGATAGAAGTTCCTTATTTGGTGTATCTTTACCAGTGTTCTCTCACAGTCTGtgcctttgattttcatttcttaacaGTCTCTTCCCTAGGgcagaatttattaattttcatgaagttcaatttatttgTTAGTGACTGCACGTTTggtattctcttctttttcttttatggtacTATATCTTGTCTGTAAATAAAAGTCTTTCTGAGTATACTGGAGTCTTATCAGTCTTTATCCAATCTTGTGAAATTTTTGTAGGTTTAAATGTAGATGAAGAATTCAATGTATGTAGATGTACCTGTGTACATAACCCCTATCTCTTCTCGGCCTAGAAAGCAGTGGCACTGCAGTAGACATCAGCATATTTAGTGGCCAATTATTGTCttgtaaatgtaatttttcaataaaaagaacCCACACTCGGAAAAGAGGCTATGTTCAGGTTGGGGGCAGGAAAGGTACATGAGCCTAGGAAATATTCTTCAATTAGCCAAGAAATGCTCACAGAATGATGTTGATGTATTAGCTTTCCATTGCTGTCCTAACACATCACCACAGACCTATGGCTTAaaccacacacatttattatagCACTGTGGGTTGTAAGTCCTACCCAGGACCTACACAGGACAGGTCTcaatgggctaaaatcaaggtgttggcaggggatgtgttcttttctggaggctctaaaACAGATTGTTTCCTACTCTTTTGAGTTGTTGGACAATTTaagttccttgtggttgtaggactgctGTCCCTGTTTTCTATGTAGCTGTCAGCTTAGGGTCAGCCCTGGAACATTTTAGAACTTTTACAGCATATGTAAAGCTGAAACAATACCAATTGTGCACAAGTCTTCCAAAACAAGGTTCATACATTTCCCAACTAATTAAGTGAACCCAATAATAACATGATACTACATATGGAGAATGATACTAAGACAAATTACAGAGCCAATACCCACATTAACACAGATGCAGCAAAaccttaacaaaaatattttgggggttggggagaggatgATGTGGGAGAGTAGGAGGACTCTAGGTTTGCCTTGTCCCACGAATACAACTAAattatcaaatcatcctaaacaCTCCAGAAATCAACTTAAAGACTGGcaggcagaacaaactccacaactgaagggagagaagaggccacatcaaagaaggtaggaagtgtggagatgtggtctgggagagaaatggatcGTGGCTGACATTTGCGGGGAGAGAGCCATGGtcacagagaagggcaagagacagaCTAGCACATGGGAAAGCATGGGGAAAATGAATCCCCATAGCAATTAGCTTGGAAAGCAAGAGGGGCCAAATTTCATGAGTACTTGCATCCAGtagggcttaaagcctggagttctAAAAGTcagcaggaggggcgcctgggtggcgcagtcggttaagcatccgacttcagccaggtcacgatctcgcggtccgtgagttcgagccccgcgtcgggctctgggctgatggctcagaacctggagcctgtttccgattctgtgtctccctctctctctgcccctcgcccattcatgctctgtctctctctgtcccaaaaataaataaacgttgaaaaaaaaaatttaaaagtcagcagGATCACATAGAGACACGAGGCCTTGGGGCTGCttttggagagaaggcagagcaaACAGCCTGTGGACAGTGATCCGAAGAATGCCTGGGGCACAGAGTGGGGAGGTTATTTGCTTATCTTGTAGTGTGTCCCAAAGAGGCAGAATTCATGGAGAGATCCCtgcaggaacaaaggaactggtagatgccatttccctcccccacccctcgaCATAAACACAGGGACACCTGCGGGAACCAGCATAGCACAGACACTTGCTCACTTGCTGCCTAACTTGTTTACACCAAGCTCAGCACCCTCCATGGTCTGGTAGAACTACCTTTCCTAGTCACGATTGCCTTAATCCTAGTGGAGTGGGCCCCCTCCCTCAGAAGACTGGCCCACATCGCTGCCAATACTGCATCTCCCAACCTGGGAATTTTGCAGGGCCTCCGTTCCAGTGACAGTGGCGACAGGTCTTATTTCACAGGCAGACGAGAGCACATCTAGTTAAAATGTGCTACATTCAGGCCAAGGATAAAACATTACCCACAACAGGCAAATAATCTGCAGACGACTAGCTGGAAGGATAAAGCATCCAAGAGAAAACAGCAGAACACATACAGCACACATGAGGAACACTCGGAAGTACCAGGCCCTGGGGGAAAAGGGGACACTATGCAGCAGGGCACTTCAAGACCTCTTCCTTATAAGGCCCTCAAGAGCAGGAGACCTAGTCGACTTTCCTAACAAACAGAAATAGGCACAGAGACCTAAAATGAGAAGAGGTACCAAATGGAACAGGATGAGGCCACAGACAGAGatctaaatgaaacagatataagtaacatgtctgATGGAGTAtgtaaagcaatgatcataaggatactcactgggctcgagaaaagagtggaagacatcagTGAAACCCTTaatacatagattaaaaaaatttttcagaaatgaagagtGCAATAAATGAGATTTGAAACATGCTtaatgcaatgaacagcaggctggaagaagcagaagaaggaacTGACCACCTAGAAGAGTatggaaagtaatcaagatggacaaaagagaaaaaaaaaagaaatatgcaaaatgagaataaacttagggaactcagtgactccatcaaatgtattAACATTTgcatgggaggaggaggagaaaggagaaaagggggcagaaaaattatttgaagagaataaggccatatatgacaagcccccTGCTATCATACTTAACAgtgaaagctgaaagcttttcctttaatgTCAGGAAAAAGAAcacccactctcaccacttttattcaacatagcattgtAAATCCCAGCCAGAGCAATCAGacaggaaaaagaagtaaaaagcatctaacttacaaaggaagaaataaaactgtcactatttgctgacaacatgattttatatatataaaaaaaaaaaaccctgagaggctcctgagtggctcagttggttaagtgtctgactttggcttgggtcatgagctcacggttcattaATTTGGGCCCTGCAGTGGGCTTTCTGCTATTAGCACAgaacctccttcagatcctctgtcccccctccctttctgcccctcccctgctcacatgtgggctctctctctctctcaaacattttaaatcctgaaaactccataaaaaaaaaaaaactgttagaataaacaaattcaaatttGTTAAAGTTCAGCaaagtacaaaatcaatatacaaaaaagtcatgtttttatacactaataacaaaatagaaggaaatttaaaaagcaatcccatttataattgcatcaaaaataataaaatacctaggaataaacttaaccaaggcaGCAAAAGACCTATATACACTGATTACTATATAGGACTTTGATGAAAGatgaaagaagacataaataaatggaaagatattctgtgctcatggattggaagaaataatGCTGTTAAactgtccatattacccaaagcaatctacagattcaatgcaatccctatcaacattTCAATGGCATTTTCCGCAGAATTAGAACAGTCCTAAAATGTGTACGGAGCCACAAAacatcccaaatagccaaagcaatcttgagaaagaagaacaaagctccCTGATACCAAACTATTACAAAGCTataagtaatcaaaacagtatcaggggccataaaaacagacacatagatcaatggaagagaacagaggccAGTAATAAACCCACatacatatggtcaattaattcacaacaaaggagccaaagagattgaaaaaaatatcttcaatagtgttgggaaaactgaacagccacatgcaaaagagtaaaACTGGATCACTACCTTACatgatacataaaaaataactcaaaatggattaaagacttggctgtaatacctgaaaccataaatctagaagaaaacataggtggcaagctccttgacatcagtcttgatGATGATTATTTGGATCAGACTCCAAAAGcaagagaacaaaggcaaaaataaacaggtgCAACTGCATAAAACaaaaacgcttctgcacagcaaaggaaagcatcaactcaagtgaaaaggcaatctactaaatgggagaagatatttgcaaatcatatttttTAGTATGGAAAATACATAAAGGACCCCTACGAgtcaacaatgaaaaagaaaccaaacaatccagttaaaaaaagggcagatgtgaatagacattttcccaaagaagacatacacgctcaacatcactcatcatcaggggcaaggaaatgcaaatcaaaaccacaatgagctattcCTTCTCACCTGACAGAATGGCTgttataaaaaaagacaagacataataagtgttggtgagaatatggagaaaaggcaatccttatgcactgctggtaggaatataaattggtacaaccactatggaaaacagtatagaagttcctcaaaaattaaaaatggattcaccatataatccagcaattccacttctatttatctgaagaaaatgaaaacaccgatttgaaaagatacatgcaaccCTATGTTCATGGAAGCATTTACAATAATGAAGATGTGGAAACAAActgtgtccattgatggatgaatggataaagatgtggtatgtatacacaatggaatactattcagctgtaaaaaagaaggaaagcttgccatttgcaacaacatggatagaccctgagtgtataatgctaagtgaaataaatcataaggACAAATCTGtatgtatgatctcacttatatgtggaattaaaaaaaatgaactcataaatacataaattggtGCTTGCTAGAGGTGGGGGGGTTGAGAGGGTAGGCAAATGGATAAagagagtcaaaaggtacaatcttccaattataaaataaatcatgaggATGTAAGGTACTGCATGGTGACCACAGTTAACactgtattacatatttgaaaggtGCTAAGAGTATATCTTAAAAGtcttcatcacaagaaaaaaatgttttgtaactgAATGGTGAAGGGTGTTTATTAGACTTCCTGTGTTGAACATTTttcagtatatacaaatataaaatcatgttgcacacctgaaattaactTGTGTCAATTATATCCCACTAAAGAATAAGGTTGTAATTACTCATTGGTAATGATTGTctactctgaaaaagaaaaaataaaagcaactatAGTTAAGCAAAATCAGCAAGCTTACTTATACGTATATAATGTTAACTCATTTCAATACAGAAAATTCTgtataacagaaacaaaagctttaaaaatgtatttaaaataaaatatgccatttaaaatagcaaaatatgaAGAATTAGGAGTAATCAGACAAAAACATGACTATGACCTTCAAATGTTCTTACTAAGTCATAGCGTACTTGCTTAAGGTTTATGATACATGATTTGTATCTGTGCAATTATCTAATTGTTTGCTTTGCTTAAGGTTGGCTGTCACCCAAATAAAACTTTCTCCACATCAGGAACTGTGCTTTCCATGTGTCACACTATCCTATTCACTAGTGTGCAATactaagatatttaaaaaacgAAGTGATTTTGAgaaggtaccaaaaaaaaaaaaaaaaaaaaaaagccaacacacCACTTACATCAAAACTTCATGaggacaagaaacaaaacaattacaGAAGTAGAGACCTAATTAACACAGGTGAATgaaatcagtaataaaatatATGGCAAATCCCATCCAGGAAAAAGTAAGACGAAAAAAGGTACATATGAGTCACTGGGTTTTGTCAGAAGAAAACTAGGCTGGATTAACATTAGGGAAACAACCCACACCCGCACAGTTGCTTTTCCTGTGTGCAGACGTGAGGAGCCTGTAAAGACTTGAGTCAGAGGACCTCCTTCCATGGCTCCCATCACCCTCAGAATAGAGATCCAGCTCCTCACGGGCCATTCCACTGCTGATTCCTGTCTGTCTGCTCTCCTGTTGCTGCAGGCACAGCATGGATCTGATGTCACGAAACATACCTAGTTTAGTACCACATCCGAACCTCTGTTCTTGCCAGTTCTTGTTCCTGGAAACCGTACTTCATCTTATTGGGTCCCAGAAACAGGAGGACACACAAGGCCCAGGGTGTCGCCTCCAGGCACCTGGAGGAAGGAGGACCGGTGCAGGTCCAGGAGAGGCGCGGCCAGGTGAGGGTCACGGCTCACCCAAAGACACAGAGATGGGTCccattctcctccccttccttcctccctcctccagccttcGTGGGAAGACCAGCCACAGCCTCTCCGACATCATCATAAGTGTCACCCCCACTTCTGCAGGAAATGCCATTCTCCTGTGTTGTTATTGGAGGGGTCCTTACTGCCCACACACAAGGCATAGCCTTCTGGGTAATAATTTCCATCCTGCACATCACCAGCTTAGGATGGGCGGTTCCCATTCTCCAGGAAGTTGGCAAACAGCCCCACAAGGGATACTGGGAAATAACGCTCTATGGCTCCAAATACAGGGACCAGGCCCAGATTTCTGTGGCCACCTTGGGCGAAGCCCCATCCTGGGATAGCTGTGACAAGAGACTTCTACTTATGTGGCCTTAAGCAAGCCTCCTCAGCCgccttccaggaaaaaaatataattaaaaaaccatacaataagtcctggggatgaaatatgcagcatggtgactacggttaacaatactatataaaataaatgaacaagtttTAAATTAGGTGATAAAAAGATAACTTGCTTGCAGCATCACTGTGTACTAACATTAAGTGGTGCTCTAATCCAGTGGCTCCCAAACCAGCAGCATTAGTATCACACAGGCCTATATTAAAAATGCACCTACCAGGGCCCCAATGCACCCTCAGTCCATGCCTGAACCTCAGCTCTCAAAAGAGCGCTAAATACTGGTTGGGGGGGCCGGTGTGCAAACTGAAATCACTGAGGCTGGAGAAACTATCCCTGTGGAGgagcacaaaagagaaaacacaacaaaGGTATAATCTCTGCCTATATTCCAAGGCCCCTAATATTTCTATTCTTAAAACCATACACAAagtaggggtacctggatggttcagtcgcttaagtgttccacttctggtcaggtcatggtctcatggttcatgagtttgagccccaggtcagggtCTACGCTGACAGTGCTAAGCCtactttgggttctctgtctccctctctgcccctcccccgctctctctctgtctctcaaaaacatttaaaaaaaattttttttttttgtaacgtttatttatttttgagacagagacagagcatgaatgggggaggggcagagagagagggagacacagaattcgaaacaggctccaggctccgagcggtcagcccagagcccgacgcgacgcggggctcgaacccacggaccgcgagatcgtgacctgagctgaagttggacacttaaccgactgagccacccaggcgccccaaaaacgaaccttttttttaaaagaccatacACAAAGTATACTTGTTGCCAATCACTCCCAATATAATTATGATTCTAGAACAAAGTGGAAGGACTTCTTCAAGGATGTGCTGAAGAAAAAACCCCATGCCAACCTAGATTTCTATATATGGTAAAACTGtcaagaaagaatacaaaataatagtatttcaagccaaaaatgaagaatttaatgGAAGATtaacacacataaaatgaaatcCTAAAGGTTGTGTTTAAGAACATTGGAAAGTAATCTCTGATGAAACACTTGCAATTACAGAAGGAATGAGGACCCAAGAGGGGAACGCATACTCATGTGGCTCgttacttgccttttttttttttttatttaaaaaaaaaattttttttcaacgtttatttattttttgggacagagagagacagagcatgaacgggggag
The Lynx canadensis isolate LIC74 chromosome E2, mLynCan4.pri.v2, whole genome shotgun sequence genome window above contains:
- the LOC115502283 gene encoding zinc finger protein 773-like — encoded protein: MCRGGAQTRKSGAEVKRSDWRRPWYGRCVDQNGAVDRIWQEHLQALVAMPYAPGSPGSCSDLCWDQEISSRSHGVFGENWPASCERRVGFGSQKCQRKLRRGCVTFEDVAVRFSWEEWGLLDEAQRLLYRDVMLENFALMASLGLASSRTHEITQLEWWRQPSLPPRGVMTAAMPRGLRRRAEVEEAPSGQSVYVEGVFRAKLQQQKLHCGERSLRREEGGEGGKDFPVSAGFLNHQVTHSGGKPHRSTEGGEAFQPGKRHYECSECGKAFGQKYLLVQHQRLHTGEKPYECSECGKLFSHKSNLFIHQIVHTGERPYGCRECGKSFSRNADLIQHQRVHTGEKPFTCSECGKAFRHNSTLVQHHRIHTGVRPYECSQCGKFFSFNSSLMKHQRVHTGERPYKCSECGKFYSHKSSLINHWRVHTGERPYECSECGKFFSQSSSLMQHRKVHTGEKPFKCNECGRFFSENSSLVKHQRVHTGVRPYECRECGKFFRHSSSLVKHRRIHTGEMPYECSNCGKSFSQRFNLIQHQKVHSGERS